A stretch of Planctomicrobium piriforme DNA encodes these proteins:
- a CDS encoding AI-2E family transporter has translation MSAEHTLSPVDADLQPVSTLSPPHRRAERTTAICLCLLTGIAVIAVMAFLGPVIIPVLIAVFLYFVIRPLADFLHRWHIPRWLSYLSLMALLVGCIWLISQLVYRDAENFMKQLPKMQKRAETLWKQIPVLGQSAFDSNAIFEKFNVQLSDVYQQLFGTAWKFAESVLMVLFYLIFVLIDAERVPDRLQRAFPKQGARLLEASGPISDSISSYMKVKALIGAGMAVTSAIIMASFGLSSWLLWAFLTFLLNYITYIGSLIALGPPVLIALLTFQSWEAAVALGVLLGVNRFVWIDFLEIRYSGQQLRINNVLLLFSIIFWGWFWGVPGMVLAVPMLSTLKIILAHFERTRPWAILMSEE, from the coding sequence GTGTCTGCTGAACATACCCTTTCTCCCGTCGACGCCGACCTGCAGCCTGTCAGTACGCTCTCTCCTCCGCACCGTCGGGCAGAGCGGACGACGGCGATCTGTCTGTGCCTGCTAACCGGCATCGCAGTGATCGCCGTGATGGCGTTCCTCGGACCGGTCATCATTCCGGTGCTCATCGCGGTCTTTCTGTATTTCGTCATCCGCCCGCTCGCCGACTTCCTGCATCGCTGGCACATCCCTCGCTGGCTGAGCTATCTCTCGCTGATGGCGCTCCTTGTCGGCTGCATCTGGCTCATCTCACAACTGGTGTACCGGGACGCCGAGAACTTCATGAAGCAGCTCCCCAAGATGCAGAAGCGGGCAGAGACGTTGTGGAAGCAGATTCCTGTTCTCGGGCAGAGCGCGTTCGATTCCAACGCCATCTTCGAGAAGTTCAACGTGCAGTTGAGCGACGTTTATCAGCAGTTGTTTGGCACCGCCTGGAAGTTTGCCGAGAGCGTGCTGATGGTGCTCTTCTATCTAATTTTCGTATTGATCGATGCCGAACGTGTGCCTGATCGCCTGCAACGGGCGTTTCCCAAACAGGGGGCCCGGCTGCTCGAGGCGAGCGGACCCATCAGTGACAGCATTTCCAGCTATATGAAGGTCAAGGCGCTCATCGGGGCCGGAATGGCGGTGACATCGGCGATCATCATGGCGTCGTTCGGGCTGTCCAGTTGGCTGCTCTGGGCCTTCCTGACGTTCCTCCTGAACTACATTACCTATATCGGCAGCCTGATCGCGCTCGGCCCGCCGGTGTTGATTGCCCTGCTCACATTTCAGAGCTGGGAAGCCGCAGTGGCGCTGGGTGTGCTACTGGGCGTCAATCGCTTTGTCTGGATCGATTTCCTCGAAATCCGCTACTCCGGGCAGCAACTCCGCATCAATAACGTGCTGCTGCTGTTCTCAATCATCTTCTGGGGCTGGTTCTGGGGCGTCCCCGGCATGGTGCTGGCAGTGCCGATGCTCTCGACGCTGAAGATCATCCTCGCCCACTTCGAACGCACGCGACCGTGGGCGATTCTGATGAGTGAGGAATAA
- a CDS encoding DUF421 domain-containing protein encodes MIAELFTLDLAKIFTPSVSLPETFVRGTCTYLGLFLLLRIFRRQTGSVGAADLLVLVVIADAAQNAMSANYTSVTDGLLLVSTIIFWEYMVDAMAYHSPAFGKWIDREPLLVVENGEVHLENLKEELMTLDDLRSQLRQKGIDDLSLVKHSYIEGDGHISVITHFPPTLQQLTPPASDAH; translated from the coding sequence GTGATCGCTGAATTGTTCACGCTCGACCTGGCGAAGATCTTCACGCCGTCAGTCTCACTGCCGGAAACATTCGTTCGCGGCACCTGCACCTACTTGGGGCTGTTCCTGCTTCTGCGCATCTTCCGGCGTCAGACCGGTTCCGTGGGCGCGGCGGACCTGCTCGTGCTGGTGGTGATCGCGGACGCCGCCCAGAACGCGATGTCCGCCAACTACACCTCCGTGACCGACGGCCTGTTGCTCGTATCGACGATCATCTTCTGGGAATACATGGTCGACGCCATGGCCTACCACAGTCCCGCGTTCGGAAAATGGATCGACCGCGAGCCGCTGCTGGTGGTCGAGAACGGTGAGGTGCATCTGGAGAATCTCAAGGAGGAACTGATGACGCTCGACGACCTCCGCAGCCAGCTCCGTCAGAAGGGAATCGACGACCTGTCGCTCGTGAAGCACAGCTACATCGAAGGGGACGGGCACATCAGCGTCATCACCCACTTCCCGCCGACCCTGCAACAACTCACCCCGCCAGCGAGCGACGCGCACTGA
- a CDS encoding SGNH/GDSL hydrolase family protein, translating into METVLPRQVTPVRRPLIHVRRLALVALLLGSIALGYYEFRLRRPVGSGPVAIPVPRAEFQEIWSDQKILLLGLGDSITDGFGASPGHSYFSRLVKNPSDEFPDMQQLNLQRVLPHLEPRNDAISGTTSVELLEFSLPRLEVQPPDVFGIVLLTTGGNDLIHNYGRTPPRETAMYGATIQQAQPWIENFEIRLAKILNEIEARFPGGCGILLANIYDPTDGVGDVELAGLPAWEDGLTILSGYNDIIQRTCQAREHVHLIDLHATFLGHGIHCRQLWQPHYDAADPTYWYYDNLEDPNDRGYDAIRRLCLNAIIEHVKPRLALPAGALHAE; encoded by the coding sequence ATGGAAACCGTTCTGCCGCGGCAGGTGACGCCTGTTCGCCGCCCGCTCATTCATGTTCGCAGACTGGCACTCGTGGCTCTGCTGCTGGGCTCAATCGCGCTCGGTTATTACGAATTCCGGTTGCGACGGCCAGTCGGCTCAGGCCCGGTGGCGATCCCGGTTCCGCGAGCGGAGTTTCAAGAAATCTGGAGCGATCAGAAGATCCTGCTGCTGGGACTGGGAGACAGCATCACCGACGGCTTCGGCGCGAGTCCCGGTCATTCGTATTTCAGCCGGCTGGTCAAGAATCCGTCGGATGAGTTCCCCGACATGCAGCAGTTGAATCTGCAGCGAGTTCTGCCGCATCTGGAGCCGAGGAACGACGCCATTTCAGGGACGACATCGGTCGAACTCCTTGAGTTCTCGTTGCCGCGACTGGAAGTGCAGCCGCCGGATGTGTTCGGCATCGTACTGCTGACGACGGGCGGAAACGACCTGATTCACAACTACGGGCGCACGCCGCCCCGGGAGACGGCGATGTACGGCGCGACCATTCAGCAGGCCCAGCCTTGGATCGAGAACTTCGAAATCAGGCTGGCGAAGATTCTGAACGAGATTGAAGCAAGGTTCCCTGGCGGCTGTGGGATTTTGCTGGCAAATATCTACGACCCGACGGATGGCGTCGGCGATGTGGAGCTGGCAGGCCTGCCGGCCTGGGAGGACGGCTTGACGATCCTGTCGGGATATAACGACATCATTCAGCGGACCTGCCAGGCCAGAGAACATGTGCATCTGATCGATCTGCACGCGACGTTTCTGGGACACGGCATCCACTGCCGCCAACTCTGGCAGCCACACTACGACGCGGCCGACCCGACGTACTGGTATTACGACAATCTGGAAGACCCCAACGACCGCGGCTACGACGCAATTCGGCGACTGTGTCTGAACGCGATCATTGAGCATGTGAAGCCGCGGTTGGCATTGCCGGCAGGTGCGTTGCATGCGGAATAA
- a CDS encoding Nramp family divalent metal transporter yields MVEEIAAYDPYALPPEDVQEPPTSLWAALRKIGPGIILAGTIVGSGELILTTGLGAKHGYVFLWLILFSCVIKVFVQIELGRYAISSGRPTLGALNELPGKGRGVHWLVWWWFLMMICTVMQLGGMTGGVGQVLHLAFPGLTERSAAAVAGMGPLAERAITARPEFLWALATCLTTMALIYHGGYRRIEWLTTVIVVSVTLITVTAVIALTGTEFPIRATDLLSGLQFKVPSSGQMAAFAVFGITGVGATELFYYPYWCLEKGYARYVGRNDGSEAWERRAKGWIRVMQLDAWVSMIVFTVSTVSFYLLGAAVLNPQGLDPKGTALIDTLSKMYIGPFGAWTRVLFLIGAGAVLFKTLYLACAANSRLAADFLILAGFTPSANAEERLKLIRRLCLFFPALAFTFYLFLHDPQLLVKIGGIAQAATLPMIALATLYFRYKKVDKRLTPNWITDILLWIAVISILFVASYMVPSQAAEAIKMLNGLF; encoded by the coding sequence GTGGTTGAGGAAATTGCCGCCTACGATCCTTACGCCCTGCCTCCGGAAGATGTGCAGGAGCCCCCGACGTCACTCTGGGCCGCCCTGCGGAAGATCGGCCCAGGCATCATTCTCGCCGGCACCATTGTCGGTTCAGGCGAACTGATTCTCACCACCGGACTCGGCGCGAAGCACGGCTATGTCTTTCTCTGGCTGATTCTCTTCAGTTGCGTCATCAAGGTGTTCGTGCAGATCGAACTGGGACGCTACGCCATCTCCTCCGGGCGGCCCACGCTGGGGGCGCTGAATGAACTGCCAGGCAAAGGCCGCGGCGTGCATTGGCTCGTCTGGTGGTGGTTTCTCATGATGATCTGCACTGTGATGCAACTCGGAGGCATGACCGGCGGCGTGGGTCAGGTGCTGCACCTGGCTTTTCCCGGCCTGACGGAACGCTCCGCCGCTGCGGTGGCCGGAATGGGGCCGCTCGCCGAACGGGCCATCACAGCCCGACCGGAGTTCTTGTGGGCGCTCGCGACCTGTTTGACGACGATGGCCCTGATTTATCATGGAGGCTACCGCCGCATTGAATGGCTGACGACCGTCATCGTCGTCAGCGTCACGCTGATTACCGTGACGGCGGTGATCGCGCTGACGGGCACTGAGTTCCCCATTCGCGCGACCGACCTGTTATCGGGCCTGCAATTCAAGGTTCCCTCCAGCGGGCAAATGGCGGCGTTCGCCGTGTTTGGCATTACAGGCGTCGGCGCGACGGAGTTGTTCTATTACCCGTACTGGTGTCTGGAAAAAGGGTACGCCCGATATGTGGGGCGAAACGACGGCTCTGAGGCGTGGGAGCGACGAGCCAAAGGCTGGATTCGGGTGATGCAGCTCGACGCCTGGGTGAGCATGATCGTGTTCACGGTGTCGACGGTGTCGTTCTATCTGCTGGGTGCGGCGGTGTTGAATCCGCAGGGTCTCGACCCGAAGGGCACCGCACTCATCGATACCCTCTCAAAAATGTATATCGGCCCCTTTGGAGCCTGGACCCGGGTGCTGTTTCTGATCGGGGCGGGGGCGGTCCTGTTCAAGACGCTGTATCTCGCCTGTGCCGCGAACAGCCGACTGGCGGCGGACTTTTTGATTCTGGCCGGGTTCACGCCCAGCGCGAACGCCGAAGAACGCTTGAAGCTGATTCGTCGCCTGTGTCTGTTCTTCCCGGCACTGGCCTTCACGTTTTACCTGTTCCTGCATGATCCCCAGTTGCTGGTGAAAATCGGGGGAATTGCGCAAGCGGCAACGCTGCCGATGATTGCCCTGGCGACCCTCTACTTCCGCTACAAGAAGGTGGACAAACGCCTGACGCCCAACTGGATTACCGACATCCTGCTGTGGATCGCGGTGATCTCGATCCTATTTGTGGCGTCGTACATGGTGCCCAGCCAGGCAGCGGAAGCGATTAAAATGCTAAACGGACTGTTTTGA
- a CDS encoding inositol monophosphatase family protein has product MADPAAVDERLRFALNASAQAERLVMSYFGDAALQVDLKDDLTPVTAADRGAEELLRRTLLGTFPHDSVLGEEFGETKGNSGFRWILDPVDGTKSFVHGVPLFGMLIGLQFEGENVAGICRLPAVREVIYASRGRGSWWQRGSAAAVPAQVTTATSLSDSLFCYTAVDGFEQIQRSDVLQKLSQVCRLSRGWGDCYGHMLVATGRADLMIDPLLAEWDACALIPIIEEAGGIFMDWTGRSTAVGGNGISLTPQIKSELQQIIRR; this is encoded by the coding sequence ATGGCCGATCCTGCTGCCGTTGATGAACGCCTGCGTTTTGCGTTGAACGCGTCCGCACAGGCGGAACGGCTGGTGATGTCGTATTTCGGTGATGCCGCATTGCAGGTGGACCTCAAGGACGACCTCACCCCGGTCACCGCCGCCGATCGCGGGGCGGAGGAACTGCTGCGACGCACTTTGCTGGGCACTTTTCCCCATGATTCGGTGCTGGGTGAGGAGTTTGGCGAAACAAAAGGGAACAGCGGGTTCCGCTGGATTCTCGATCCTGTCGACGGCACCAAATCGTTCGTCCACGGCGTGCCGCTGTTCGGGATGCTGATCGGCTTGCAGTTCGAAGGGGAGAATGTCGCCGGGATCTGCCGTTTGCCGGCGGTGCGGGAAGTGATCTATGCCTCGCGGGGGAGGGGATCCTGGTGGCAACGAGGGTCCGCAGCTGCCGTGCCGGCCCAGGTAACGACGGCGACTTCGCTCTCGGATTCGCTCTTCTGCTACACGGCGGTCGACGGCTTCGAGCAGATTCAGCGTTCAGATGTCCTGCAGAAGCTCTCGCAGGTTTGCCGGCTGTCTCGGGGTTGGGGAGACTGCTACGGTCACATGCTGGTCGCCACCGGCCGGGCCGACTTGATGATCGATCCCTTGCTCGCGGAATGGGACGCGTGTGCATTGATCCCCATTATTGAAGAGGCCGGAGGGATTTTCATGGACTGGACCGGACGCTCCACCGCCGTCGGCGGCAACGGCATTTCGCTCACCCCGCAGATCAAGTCCGAGCTGCAGCAGATTATTCGAAGATAA
- the mch gene encoding methenyltetrahydromethanopterin cyclohydrolase yields MLVEEELDEAPLNDLAWDLVHQVLSRLDELRIDAVAGFGPGVLLDFGVDAPGSLAAGLALVEICMAGLCEVSLTAGQLCGLGWPMLCVQTDNPVEACLLSQYAGWKIKTDEYFAIGSGPMRAAAAKEPLFERLQYKEICDGVVGILESSQLPGPDIVEMIAADCGVSPDHVALLVAPTASLAGTMQVVARSVETALHKLSELGFDITRVDSAQGSAPVPPVAADDLTGIGRTNDAILYGARVTLWVTGDDESIRELGPRLPSSGSSQHGRPFLEIFEEAGQDFYKIDPLLFSPAQVVFHNVESGRVHHFGQVNEDILKLSFGL; encoded by the coding sequence ATGCTTGTGGAAGAAGAACTCGACGAAGCCCCCTTGAACGATCTCGCCTGGGATCTCGTGCATCAGGTGCTGTCGCGGCTGGATGAGCTGCGGATCGATGCCGTTGCGGGGTTTGGGCCGGGCGTGTTGCTCGATTTTGGCGTGGATGCCCCCGGCAGCCTCGCCGCCGGGCTGGCGCTGGTCGAAATCTGCATGGCGGGACTCTGCGAAGTCTCTCTCACTGCGGGACAGCTTTGCGGACTCGGCTGGCCGATGCTGTGCGTGCAGACCGACAATCCGGTCGAAGCCTGCCTGCTGAGCCAGTATGCCGGCTGGAAAATCAAAACCGACGAGTACTTTGCCATCGGCTCTGGCCCCATGCGGGCCGCCGCCGCGAAAGAGCCGCTGTTTGAACGGCTGCAATACAAAGAGATCTGCGACGGCGTTGTGGGGATTCTCGAAAGCTCGCAACTCCCCGGCCCGGACATTGTCGAGATGATTGCCGCCGATTGCGGCGTCAGTCCCGATCATGTCGCGCTGCTCGTGGCTCCCACCGCCAGTCTGGCGGGGACCATGCAGGTGGTCGCCAGAAGCGTCGAAACCGCGTTGCACAAGCTCTCGGAATTGGGCTTCGACATTACTCGGGTCGACTCCGCTCAGGGGAGCGCCCCCGTGCCGCCAGTCGCTGCGGATGACCTGACCGGCATTGGCCGCACCAACGACGCCATTCTGTATGGCGCCCGCGTGACGTTGTGGGTGACAGGCGACGATGAATCGATCCGCGAACTCGGACCGCGTCTTCCCTCCAGCGGCTCGTCCCAGCATGGGCGGCCGTTTCTGGAGATCTTTGAAGAGGCGGGACAAGACTTCTACAAGATCGATCCGCTGCTGTTCAGTCCGGCACAAGTCGTGTTTCACAATGTGGAATCGGGACGGGTCCATCACTTCGGTCAGGTGAATGAAGACATCCTGAAGCTCTCTTTTGGGTTGTAA
- a CDS encoding molybdopterin molybdotransferase MoeA, whose translation MLLTLEQAWEKIVAHVGPSTPVRVPLAESGGAILAEDVFATIDSPPFDKSMMDGYALRTGDLQAGLSSFRVIEEVAAGQVPRQAVTTGTAIRIMTGAAIPDGADAVIQLEWTTSTGSEVRIDKGTSRGGLNILPRGQSMRSGEKLFGAGESIRAQTMAVLAETGHARPLVRRRPVVGILATGDELVDVDQTPGPGQIRNSNALMLAAQVSEAGAEPRLLGIARDQRDDLRAKILTGLDCDFLCLSGGVSAGNLDLVPSELAAAGVEAVFHKVAMKPGKPCWFGVRPPRAGKGAGYVFGLPGNPVSSMVCFELFVRLALRRWTGIDISKPQLSAARLVGAFSHRGDRQTLFPARVFAEQGVLHVQPVDWKGSADLRSTAQANCSISIPIGEVAWNDGTLVDILPWGRTLGI comes from the coding sequence ATGCTGCTGACACTCGAACAGGCTTGGGAGAAGATTGTCGCGCATGTTGGGCCGTCGACGCCTGTGCGTGTTCCGCTGGCCGAGTCGGGTGGGGCGATCCTGGCGGAGGACGTTTTTGCGACGATCGATTCGCCGCCGTTCGACAAGTCGATGATGGATGGCTATGCCCTCCGGACTGGCGACCTGCAAGCCGGTCTCTCGTCTTTCCGGGTGATTGAGGAAGTCGCCGCAGGGCAGGTGCCGCGGCAGGCCGTCACCACAGGCACGGCGATCCGGATCATGACGGGCGCGGCGATCCCGGATGGCGCCGACGCCGTGATCCAGCTTGAATGGACCACTTCGACAGGGTCTGAAGTCCGGATCGACAAAGGGACGAGCCGTGGAGGACTGAACATTCTTCCCCGGGGACAGTCGATGCGTTCCGGCGAGAAACTCTTCGGGGCAGGGGAGTCGATTCGCGCCCAGACGATGGCAGTCTTGGCCGAAACCGGGCATGCGAGGCCGCTCGTGCGCCGCCGACCGGTGGTCGGCATCCTCGCCACCGGCGATGAACTGGTCGATGTCGATCAGACCCCCGGACCTGGGCAGATCCGGAATTCCAACGCCCTGATGCTCGCTGCCCAGGTGAGCGAAGCGGGGGCCGAACCCCGCCTGCTGGGAATCGCCCGTGATCAGCGGGACGATCTGAGGGCAAAAATCCTGACAGGGCTCGATTGCGACTTTTTGTGCCTGTCAGGCGGGGTTTCGGCGGGGAATCTCGACCTGGTTCCCTCGGAACTGGCCGCGGCAGGGGTCGAGGCTGTCTTCCATAAAGTGGCGATGAAGCCGGGAAAACCCTGCTGGTTTGGGGTCCGTCCTCCCAGGGCAGGGAAGGGGGCCGGTTACGTCTTCGGGTTGCCCGGAAACCCGGTCAGCAGTATGGTCTGCTTTGAGTTATTTGTGAGACTGGCCCTGCGACGCTGGACCGGCATCGACATCTCAAAGCCGCAACTTTCTGCGGCCAGACTCGTCGGAGCCTTCTCGCATCGCGGGGATCGGCAAACCTTGTTTCCCGCCCGGGTGTTTGCAGAACAGGGTGTTCTGCATGTGCAGCCCGTCGACTGGAAGGGCTCGGCCGACCTGCGGTCCACAGCCCAGGCGAACTGCAGCATCTCGATCCCAATCGGGGAAGTCGCCTGGAACGACGGAACACTGGTCGACATCCTCCCCTGGGGACGAACACTCGGCATTTAG
- the lnt gene encoding apolipoprotein N-acyltransferase codes for MAQPEINSTASPSGGEQQQRVAEIILRGRRSRPGAISTLALLLTTAILTWCSFPPLDMGPLAWLCLVPLLQLARPQQPTRWMYRLTYLIGMVFWLCTLQWMRLGDSTMYFALAALSAYLGFYWVAFLWLTRTAVHKLSVPLVCAAPVLWVGLEYLRAHLFTGFSWYYLGHTQYRWIELIQISDLGGAYTVSFVVVLANASLALLIPERWLAKWQLCWQAERSQLLVPKPRVRWIGVGAAVALLVVSCSYGMLRRGHAPFPRGPRVALIQGNFVATVRNDTHEPRDIFLMHRHLTGMTVGESPDIVVWPEGMFPYGMYTAESGVTDAQLSSVVPEIPLEIWRKGESQAALTDLADMTNAALIIGASVFAARPLDYSIYNSAVFVQPGVGVVNRYDKIHRVPFGEYIPLRDSLPFLQSLTPFRGKFGIDRGEQAHVFRYKDWQLIPLICFEDTVPHLVRRIAHSAQVNGNDQSQCLVNLTNDGWFHGSSELEQHLITSLFRAVETRTPLVRAVNTGISAVIDGDGVIREPDEFLDGTSPSEGVPKRKSIRDPRTGRFHKQLNCALVADVPLDPRTSLYVAVGDWFAAACLAGCLAVLLSGLFVKRPTLPVEAV; via the coding sequence ATGGCACAACCCGAAATCAATTCCACCGCAAGCCCGTCTGGCGGCGAGCAGCAGCAACGGGTGGCCGAAATTATTCTGCGCGGGCGACGCAGTCGTCCGGGCGCGATTTCGACGTTGGCGCTGCTCCTGACCACGGCGATTCTCACATGGTGTTCTTTCCCGCCGCTCGACATGGGCCCGCTGGCCTGGCTCTGTCTGGTTCCCCTGTTGCAGCTCGCGCGACCGCAGCAGCCGACGCGGTGGATGTATCGCCTCACCTATCTGATCGGAATGGTGTTCTGGCTGTGTACGCTGCAGTGGATGCGACTGGGCGACTCGACCATGTATTTCGCGCTCGCAGCGCTATCGGCGTATCTCGGCTTCTATTGGGTCGCTTTTTTGTGGCTCACTCGTACCGCCGTTCACAAGTTGTCGGTTCCGCTTGTCTGTGCCGCACCTGTCCTTTGGGTCGGACTCGAATATCTGCGAGCCCATCTCTTCACTGGCTTTTCCTGGTATTACCTGGGACATACTCAATATCGCTGGATTGAGCTGATCCAGATCAGCGATCTCGGCGGAGCTTACACCGTCAGCTTTGTGGTGGTCCTGGCGAACGCCAGTCTGGCCCTGCTGATTCCTGAGCGCTGGCTGGCGAAGTGGCAGCTTTGCTGGCAGGCCGAACGCTCTCAATTACTTGTCCCTAAGCCGCGCGTTCGCTGGATTGGCGTCGGCGCGGCTGTCGCGCTGCTGGTCGTCAGTTGCAGTTATGGAATGCTGCGTCGAGGACATGCTCCCTTTCCCCGTGGCCCGCGCGTGGCGCTGATTCAGGGGAATTTTGTCGCGACCGTCCGCAACGATACGCACGAGCCGCGCGACATCTTCCTGATGCACCGCCATCTGACCGGGATGACAGTGGGAGAAAGCCCTGACATCGTCGTCTGGCCGGAAGGGATGTTTCCGTATGGCATGTACACCGCCGAGTCCGGCGTCACCGATGCCCAGCTCAGCAGCGTCGTCCCGGAAATCCCGCTGGAAATCTGGCGGAAAGGGGAGTCGCAGGCGGCACTGACCGACCTCGCCGACATGACGAACGCCGCGCTGATCATCGGCGCCAGCGTCTTTGCCGCCCGACCGCTCGATTACTCCATCTATAACTCGGCCGTCTTCGTCCAGCCGGGCGTCGGGGTGGTGAACCGGTACGATAAAATTCATCGCGTTCCGTTTGGCGAATACATTCCGCTCCGCGACTCGTTGCCGTTCCTGCAGTCGCTGACTCCCTTCCGCGGCAAGTTCGGCATCGACAGGGGAGAGCAGGCGCATGTCTTCCGCTACAAAGACTGGCAGTTGATCCCGCTGATTTGTTTTGAAGACACGGTGCCGCATCTCGTCAGGCGCATCGCCCATTCGGCGCAAGTGAACGGCAACGATCAATCGCAATGCCTGGTGAATCTCACCAACGACGGCTGGTTTCACGGTTCAAGTGAACTGGAACAACATCTAATCACGTCACTGTTTCGCGCTGTGGAAACTCGCACGCCCCTGGTGCGGGCGGTCAACACCGGCATCTCGGCGGTCATCGATGGCGACGGCGTGATTCGCGAGCCGGACGAGTTTCTCGACGGCACTTCACCGTCGGAGGGCGTTCCCAAACGCAAATCGATTCGCGATCCGAGGACAGGGCGGTTCCACAAGCAGCTTAATTGCGCCCTCGTGGCGGATGTGCCGCTCGATCCCAGGACCAGTCTGTACGTCGCGGTCGGGGACTGGTTCGCGGCGGCCTGCCTGGCTGGCTGTCTGGCGGTATTACTGTCTGGCCTGTTCGTGAAACGGCCCACTCTTCCAGTGGAAGCGGTCTGA
- a CDS encoding sulfatase family protein translates to MPLGNARLLIASLAGWLCLAGISFAADAARPNILFLFSDDLAWQAISAYGESRHLLETPQMDRIAREGMRFDRCLVTNSICGPSRAALLTGKYSHLNGFYNNTNSRFDGAQQTFPKLLQKAGYTTAMIGKWHLESDPTGFDHWHILPGQGVYYNPPMITAKGRDQQNGYVTDIITDLSVDWLKNRDQSRPFLLMCQHKAPHREWSPALRHLGWDNDRQYPEPPTLFDAFSGRSQAVQEHDMGIDRTFTDLDAKLVPIRTMNDEQRATWDKYYGPRNAAFQKAELTGQDLVRWRYNRYMHDYLGCVKAVDESVGRLLDYLDQAGLAENTLVVCSSDQGFFLGEHGWFDKRWIFEESLRTPLLVRWPKVTKPGSVNNNIVSLIDLAETFLDVAHVPVPDDMQGHSLVPLLKGETPADWRKSFYYRYYEYPVPHHVRPHYGVVTDRYKLVHYDIPGRDDWELLDRQADPLETQNFYNDPAYRETVKELKEELARLREELKDTADPPRAAYGNKSFENEAEPPEQGGEPNKPRKNPKGI, encoded by the coding sequence ATGCCGCTTGGAAATGCTCGCTTGTTGATCGCATCGCTGGCTGGGTGGCTTTGCCTGGCAGGCATCTCATTCGCCGCGGATGCAGCCCGGCCGAACATTCTCTTTCTGTTTTCAGACGACCTCGCCTGGCAGGCCATCAGCGCGTATGGGGAATCGCGGCATCTGCTCGAGACTCCGCAGATGGATCGCATTGCCCGCGAAGGGATGCGGTTCGATCGCTGCCTGGTGACCAATTCGATCTGCGGTCCCAGCCGAGCGGCATTGCTCACCGGCAAGTACTCGCATCTCAACGGGTTCTATAACAACACAAACTCCCGTTTCGACGGCGCTCAGCAGACGTTTCCCAAGCTGTTGCAGAAGGCTGGCTACACGACCGCCATGATCGGCAAATGGCATCTGGAATCGGACCCGACCGGTTTCGATCACTGGCACATCCTGCCAGGGCAGGGGGTATACTACAACCCGCCGATGATCACCGCGAAGGGCCGTGACCAGCAGAACGGCTATGTCACCGACATCATCACCGACCTGTCTGTCGACTGGCTCAAGAACCGTGATCAGAGTAGGCCCTTCCTACTGATGTGCCAGCACAAGGCGCCGCATCGTGAATGGTCGCCGGCGCTGCGGCATCTCGGCTGGGACAACGACCGCCAGTATCCCGAACCGCCAACCTTGTTCGACGCTTTCTCCGGCCGCTCTCAGGCGGTGCAGGAACACGACATGGGGATCGATCGCACCTTTACCGATCTCGACGCCAAGCTGGTTCCCATCCGCACGATGAACGACGAACAGCGCGCGACATGGGACAAGTACTATGGCCCGCGCAATGCCGCTTTTCAGAAAGCCGAACTCACCGGACAGGATCTCGTTCGCTGGCGCTACAACAGATACATGCACGACTATCTCGGCTGCGTGAAGGCGGTCGATGAAAGCGTCGGCCGGCTGCTCGATTATCTCGATCAGGCAGGTCTCGCCGAGAACACGCTGGTCGTCTGCTCATCCGACCAGGGCTTTTTTCTGGGCGAGCACGGCTGGTTCGACAAACGCTGGATCTTCGAAGAATCGCTCCGCACTCCGCTGCTGGTCCGCTGGCCGAAGGTGACTAAACCGGGCAGCGTCAACAACAACATCGTCTCGCTGATCGATCTGGCCGAAACGTTTCTCGATGTCGCACATGTTCCCGTCCCTGATGACATGCAGGGGCATAGCCTCGTTCCACTGCTCAAGGGCGAAACTCCCGCCGACTGGCGCAAGAGCTTTTATTACCGCTACTACGAATACCCGGTCCCGCATCACGTTCGTCCGCACTACGGCGTGGTGACCGACCGTTACAAACTGGTCCATTACGACATCCCCGGTCGCGACGACTGGGAACTGCTGGACCGTCAGGCCGACCCGCTGGAGACGCAGAACTTCTACAACGACCCGGCCTATCGCGAAACGGTGAAGGAACTCAAAGAGGAACTCGCCCGGCTCCGCGAAGAACTGAAAGACACCGCCGACCCGCCACGCGCCGCCTATGGGAACAAATCCTTCGAAAATGAAGCCGAGCCGCCAGAGCAGGGGGGCGAACCGAACAAGCCGCGAAAGAATCCGAAAGGAATTTGA